A segment of the Juglans regia cultivar Chandler chromosome 15, Walnut 2.0, whole genome shotgun sequence genome:
GAGAGCAATGAGTGAGAAATTTAAGGAATTAGGACCACCTGATTGGTTTGGTATGTTGGCGAATGCTGATTGATGGTTGATTAGTAGGCTTTTTGCACGTTTACCATATGCACGATACTGTAGGTTAGAAATGTCTCATGATATAGTAATTTAGGTTGGTGGGTTGGTCTCGTTTCCTATTTTACTTTATTGTAATTCTCAAGGCTTGcttctaattatttattctgCTGTTCTCCAGAAACATCTTTGAGGTGGAAAACATAAGACCAGATATATGTTAGATTATCTCACTTTAGTATTTCTTTGCTTTTTGCCTAAACTTTTCGAGccaaaaatcttccaacttTTTTTCTCACATATGTACAAAGTAACTGGTGGACCCCCAAAAGGCTCTATAATTGCTTTAAATCTTTGCCTACTTTGCTATTCTTCATTTATCTTCCCTACATGAGgtggaaattgaattattgCTCTCAAGCCACTATCACAAGCCCCGATGCTTGCTTGCACGGTATGGCATCATTTGATTTGGTGCTAATTCAAGGCATCCATATCAGTAAGAATTCATGTATCGTGAGGGGAGACTGCCTTAGATTGTGGGAAGTGTACAACTGTAGTTGTTGTCCCCTCTCATAAGTAGTTTGTTGTCGGTAGTGGGACACCAGCCATAATACGTGGGGACCTAAGTTACCCCTCAGCACCTTGATAGGTTAAAAAAGGCATTTATGATAAATCTAATTCTTCCATTGCCCCATACCTTGAGTAAGCCTTGGTTGTTTTTAATAAGCCCATGTTAGTCTTTGGGGTTAGTTTGATATTTTCTTGTAGTTCAGCTGAATTAGTGTTTGCAACTTGGCATTGGCTCATGGATGCTAGTGTGCTGCATCCTGTCAGAGGTCAGTTGTTAAAAATGCAATGCCAATAAATGGGCCAATCTTGCAGATTGGATAAGTTGGTTACATTTTCCATCCATGTATCTTTGAAAAACTACTTCTGTGTATATTAATGTTTCTAGTTCACTAGATAAtgtttctgataaaaaaaaacattatctaaaagttactgataaaaaaaaaaaaaatgtttctagTTCACTAGATAATGTTAAAAGTTCATTTTCTAGCTACAGGATCATGGCATGTAAGTCTCTGTGGCTTCTTCACTCCATAGAAAATATGGAAGTAAAGCTTATTATAGTAAGGAAGATGTACTAAAAGGTTCATTATAATCAGTTTGTGTGTATCTTTTGCTTTTACTTTGACTAGTACCTAGCTTTTCAATTCAGTGTTATTGGACTTGTTCAGCTGTTCTCCTACCTACCTTATTCAAAGTTAATTCACTAATTTGTTTGTTCTACTTCTATATCATTTTGATATTGGACTTGCTAATAATAGTTAAGATGCGATTGGACTTGAATCTCGGGCATCTTAACAAGGGACTTGCCTCTCTTTTCCTTACACTCtaaatacttaaatattttgttagtttCATTACATGAAGATCCCTTCTCTAAGACTTATAAAATGGTGGattcaagttttaaatataaagaaattaatattcatACAATGAGGATAAAGAGTTTTTTAAATgtaatatcaaattatatattccTAGTTTTCAGAAACTTTTAGGCCCCGTTTGATTGCAAGACTTAGCTAAGATTAactcagttcaatctaattttaagctgagtctaatatccaaacacctaactcttaaattactaaactcatctcaattcaaaacctccttacacgtgagacccataacttttttcaattcaacacatctttatacgtgggacccacaacttttttcaattttctataagtagtactaaactcatcttaacatccaaatacatctaaactcattgtAGATGGGCCCCACATAACTCACTCCacctactcaactcactactattcataaataactcagctcaactcaacatctaaactcaGCCTTAACAAAATAAGATATGAAATTAAgcatattatttatcaaaaattttCCCAAAACACCCAAACATttactagattttttttattcaaattacaGAGCATATACTTCCATGAGTAGTAGGCTTTTGAATgatgatcttcaaaacttctttcattGAAAACTACTTGTGGAAGTATATGCTCTGTAGTACTTGGCTTtgtctattttaataaaaattcttgttactgataaaaaaaaaggaagtatATGCTTCTGTAATTTGAATGAAAAAACATCTAGTAAATGTTTGGGTGTTTtgggaaaattttttattcccctcaaaacttctttcattCCTCCCCCTCCAAAACACCACGATAAACATATTGGAACCATCTTCCTTATCATGTACATCattgttttttctgtttttaacaTATTGCATGTAATGTGTTGTacaatttttatacaatttttttttatacaaactcGAATTACTTCAGAATTGAGTTGATATGCTTTTCGAAAGCTATTCAAAACAAACCTGAACTGGTTTTTTGCCTCTAATAAATTCCTTATTGTCAGATTGGTAGgaattttcttattctttacaTTCCTATCTTGCCCTTCCGTGAAGCAAAATTCTGGCCCTGCCGCCCATATCTAGTTTCTCCAAACTGCAAGACTTTTGCATCGTACCCTATTGTACTCTCTTCCCACCAATTAATTTATCAAATGGTTCGATGATATTTAAGGCTACTCATTTGGACTGCTTATATTAAGAAATTGAGGGTGATTATtcatattaatttctcactcatATTATTTATGCTACAGGATTCCACCAATGCAGATGGGGTTACCATAATCTATCTGTAGTTGAAGATGTTGTTGAGAACTATAAAAAGGCTAGAATCCCACTTGATGTGATTTGGAATGATGATGACCATATGGATGGACACAAGGACTTCACCCTGAACCCAACCAACTACCCTCATCCAAAGCTTTTGGCTTTCCTGGACAAAATACATAGCATAGGTATGAAATACATTGTCATTATTGATCCTGGAATTGGCGTTAATTCCAGTTATGGCGTATATCAAAGGGGCATTGCCAATGATGTTTTCATCAAGTATGAGGGCGAACCCTACCTAGCTCAAGTTTGGCCAGGGGCTGTAAACTTCCCTGACTTCCTTAACCCAAAAACTGTTTCATGGTGGGGTGATGAAGTCCGCCGCTTTCATGAACTTGTCCCCGTCGATGGTCTATGGATTGACATGAACGAGGCTTCAAATTTCTGTTCTGGAAAGTGCACAATCCCTAAGGGCAAGCAATGTCCAACTGGCACTGGACCTGGTTGGATATGCTGCTTGGATTGCAAGAACATTACAAAGACTAGATGGGATGATCCTCCTTACAAGATAAATGCTTCAGGTTTGCAGGTGCCTATAGGTTTCAAAACCATAGCCACTAGTGCAGTTCATTATAATGGCGTTTTGGAATATGATGCTCACAGTCTCTATGGCTTCTCTCAATCCATTGCAACTCACAAAGCCCTTCAAGGACTAGAGGGCAAGCGGCCATTCATATTATCTCGCTCCACTTATGTTGGTTCAGGCAAATATGCTGCCCATTGGACTGGTGATAATAAGGGAACTTGGGAAGATTTGAAGTACTCAATTTCCACTATGCTCAATTTTGGTATATTTGGGGTGCCAATGGTTGGTTCAGATATATGTGGGTTCTATCCAGCGCCTACAGAAGAGCTTTGCAACCGCTGGATTGAAGTTGGTGCTTTCTACCCCTTCTCAAGGGATCACGCAAACTACTATTCCCCACGACAGGAGCTTTATCAATGGGAGTCAGTTGCTGAGTCTGCTCGAAATGCTCTAGGTATGAGGTATAAACTCCTGCCTTACCTATATACCTTGAACTACGAGGCTCATATTAGCGGAGCGCCAATTGCCAGGCCACTTttcttctcattcccaagttaCACTGAATGTTATGGGTTGAGCACCCAGTTCTTGCTGGGGAGCAGTCTCATGGTATCCCCAGTTCTTGAGCAAGGGAAGTCAAATGTTAAAGCACTGTTTCCCCCTGGTAGTTGGTACAGTTTATTTGATATGACACAAACCATTGCATCAAAAGGGGGGTGCTATGTTACACTTGATGCACCTTTGCACGTGGTTAATGTGCATTTGTATCAGAATACCATTCTTCCAATGCAGCAAGGTGGCATGATTTCAAAGGAAGCTAGAATGACACCTTTTAGCTTGATCGTTACCTTCCCAGCAGGGGCTACTGAAGGAGAAGCCAAAGGGAAGCTTTTCCTTGATGACGATGAGCTTCCAGACATGAAACTTGGGAACGGACGTTCCACttatattgatttctatggaaCCATGACTAAAGGAACCGTGAAGGTTTGGTCAGAAGTCCAAGAGAGCAAGTTTGCCTTGGATAAGGGTTGGCATATTGAGAAGATCACAGTGTTGGGATTGAATGGAAGCGGAGAGGCATCTTCTGTTGAGATTGATGGAAACCCTGTAATGGGAGCTTCCAACATAGAAATGTACACAACAGAGCAGAAGTTCCATGAGGAGCTGGAAGACAGCGATGATAAGACGGAGACTGTGATGGTAGAGATCAAAGGTTTGTCACTCTCTGTAGGAAAGAACTTTGCCATTTCCTGGAAAATGGGGATCAAAGGTTAAGGAGTTGGTTGATATGAGGTTATTGACACCCCTGATCGACTTCCtatttctgattttctttttctccttctgAGTGTTTgaagctttttttattttctcaccGGGTTCATGCTGGAGAGGAGATGAGCTAAAAACATGTTCATCCTTTTCAGGCATACAAGCCCCAGAGAGTGAGGTTTATGTTAGCATTGCCTGCTAAAGGCCCTTCATTCATGTTGTAGCTTAAAAAGCCTTAATGCAGATGTCGATTTGATCTtcacattttttctttcttgatatGTCTATCATGGATGATGATTCTTCCCCCTGCCCTACCACATAAACACATGGGATCTTCTTGATTGCTACTTCATTTCCTTTGGGTGTTTCATTTTGAGGGACTAGAACAGTTAAATGAGACTTTCTGAAATGACATTTTCAAGTGAAATTAGATTCAGTTTTCTAGCTGGTTTCGTGCAAAACCTTTAGaatatataatcacttttaCCTGGCTTATGTGTTATTTTAGATTgtaaacttaattttattgtaagatAGGCTTCAAGAAATCATATTAAGTTTTCATtagtttgtaaaataattttttctacttGCTTCATAGATCAAATACTTGGCACTAATATTGAAGTAGGGTTATTAAAAGAGTGTGTGCTGAAGGAGTCAGAGCATAAATGTATTGGATATGTTCTTGTTCACAATAGCTTATTGCTCCAGTTAATAGATTCGTGGAGTCTATAGTTCATTGCATTCAAAATCATGCAGGCATTCTAAGCAGCTACCATAAACCTGAAACTTCCAAATAGTTATTGACAAAACTGAAATATGTATTAGTATTTATAAGTAATGCTGCATTCCCACTATTAATTGACTTAGTACTGTAACATTCCaaaaatattgtgtttggttTGGCAAGTGTGTGGGGTTGTTTGCGGtggttttgaggaaaaaaaaaaggtggtgcTGCGGTAGCATCTCTGCCAACTTATGGCGGCTGTAAGAGACTTTCCCCGCCGCAGCCGAGGGAGGGGAAGAGATCTTTACACTTCTGTTGTGGTTGTTGCTAGCTTGAAATCATTACCGCAATCCAAAATCCTCGCCTCAAAATTGGGTGGAAGAGAAGCTCATATATTGAGGACATCATCTTCACCCTTTGTTCCATCTCCCATTGGAATAAAGGTCCCGTTTGAATactgagataaaataagattgttttagattaaagttaaataaaatattattagaatattattttttaatattattattgttttaagatttgaaaatgttgaattgtttattatcttttgtataagaatttggaaaaattgaaatgatgatatgagataagatgaaaccgtttctatATCTAAATGGAGAGACctgatttggatagtaaaagcctcatatctcatatcatcttatctcaatattcaaacgccaaacacaaatacttttcaatttcaaatttttaactttttttatataatcattacaatttttccaaacatttaaataaaacataaaaaataattcaacttttctaaatttcaaaacaaaaattatattctaaaaatattttaactttataatattttgttcaactttttttctattttcctaaaatctcataaaacattacaactcaaattatttcattaccatctacaaataattttattattatttacagatcattttactgtccaaacgaggcctaagaaaGTCCACCTTAGTGCCAATTATGTAGTACCCAACCTCACCATATGGGCTGCCTATAGTATAATCCCTCATTTACCCCATTGTGTGTCAAGGACTCTATTTGGATTGATGGCCATGTTAAAGTCATGTAGCTCTCCATCATCTTTTACTCCTTAAAAGAAGAATGTGTTTTTATTTCAAACGGACACACATAACCTTGttctttttattctctttcCCACCCTTGATGcacttaaataattatttgttttttttttattagattttactatattttaaaattaatattgatttatcataatattctttttttcattatttctagaaTATTGTAACGATGGCACAAGAAAATTGTTTCTCTATGTTGAATTTGGTTATAGCTCATTTAtcaatgctattttttttttttttatcctatgTCATTGTGACCATTTGTAAAATCTATACATAAAAGTGAGGAATTATATTATTGcatagaaagagaaagaaatgaatgtgttttaaattattagtaacaaaagaataaagaaaatatttcaagcattatatatagtttttttctgtaaatggaaagaaaaatacgGTTTATAGGTGATTTTCATTCCTTCTGATTTCCCtaaattttaaatctcattaaaaaagtattacaaTTTTAAGGAAAACTTTGCATATCACATTCTCATCTAATTTTCATCTTACTATGATGAGGTGGCATTGTCCAATAACTTTTAAGGTTTcatttaaaatagtaaaaactaAGATTGATATAAGTGCTATATTTTACGTAATAGGAtgatatgtaacattactctttttaaaattattaataattattatataatgtcaAAAAAATAAGTCAAACATGATAACCCGCACACCTTTAacaatctttataagatttctaATCATTATTGTGACTATGGTGCTAGTACAAGGAGGTAGATTATTTTCTAAAGTCAAGTGGAAGGTAAAAAAGAGAGTCTTTTCTTGAAAAGATGGAAGATGAGGCGGCGGGGGTTTGCAAAGTGCATATAGTCAACAGGGTGAGCAGCATAGAAAGCCTAGCAGACACATCTCAACACAGGGTGTAACAAACGACTTTTCATCCCGTGCTGGGCAAGCAAGTACTCAGGTGAAGAACAAGGAGCTAAAGAGGCTAGTAGTTATGAAAAAATGTGTCATTCATACAAAGGCTAGAAGAAGGCGAGAAATGAGCCTAAGGCGAGCAACTTCAAGGACAAGACGAATACGAACGAGAGAGCTTTTCAAGATAATACGAAAATGCTCAAAAGGTAGAAATGTCGTATGTAGAGACCCATCCTTCACCTAAAAGGTCACATTTGGAATGGGTCTACAGGAGAAAGGTCACGGCCTGCAGATCATATTATCTAAGCCTAGAGGTATGGTCTAGCACTACATGGGAGATCCACATTTGAAGGAGGTGATGCGGATTGGACTAAAGACAAGCCGTAAGAACATGCATGCCTTGTCCCGTCTCAGCTATCTCTATCATCCTGCAAATAGACGATTGAGACTAAAGGGCTCATATTCAGGCACATCAATAGTCAGAAGGACACCTGATGATCCCACCCTAAAAATGGCTTAAGGTAAAaatcaaaatctcacttttaaaataataagtgTTCGAGTCTTTTTGAAGTTGGAGTCTTTGAAGTAGCTTCAGATGGAGCCGCAAAAGGAGTAGTGTCAATGCCGCCGAGTGTTTCTAATACTGTGAGGTAGGTTACCTTCTAAGACAGTACTAGCAAATGTGAGGTAAATGTCGTGGGTGTATTATGAGTTATATTGCATATCTTGTATCTTTCCCCTTTTTgtttatgaattaataaatattttcgtTCATTCTATTTACGAATATTTCTACATTGTGATTTTGGCATCATGACGTTTGAATGGCTAGGATTGGTGATGTGGTGAATTCGGGTGTGTGTGAGTATTACCGTGTGTCAATCATCATGGACAGGTTGAGGATTCCCCAGGCCATTCCTACGAAATGTTGCCACAAGTTTCATATGGATAGAGTGTGTCCCCGTGATGATTGGAGTGGAACACTTTCGTACTGGTCTCACTTGATAGATGGGTCGAGAGATTCCCCATGCGTATGATGTGAGGTGTCTTCGAGTTGGTTGGCCAGGCAGAATGTGTCTCTGGTGCAACGTGTACACTTTGGTGTTTGTATTGGATGATCTGAAACAGACGAATCAGCTTGCATTTTGATCGGGTGGGAGTGGTTTCATTTGCTTGGCAGCATTATTGATGATTAGAAATAGGCAAATCAACTTGCTCGTTGGTTTGGTGAGAGTGAGTCCCCAAGCTAAACGGTGAAATGATTTCTCCTAGTTGGAACTTTATGCGATAAGACTTTATGTGATGAGAATCTATACGGTATGATATGatgagtttttcatatttaaggagagggtgattccttgcctcgattatacgtatatatatatatatatatatacatacacacacatatacttGAGTTTTGCACAGAGAGTGATTTCTCGTCAtgcttatatatttatgttttactcAGAGGGTGAATCAATACTATAACTATGAATGCACGTGTGTAGCTTAGAGGATAATTCCTCACCACACACAAATACACATGTTCACAGTTTTTTACAAGAAACTATGCATTACATTTTCACGTGCATTGTCTCTCATTAGCATTGTTGACATAGCTGTTTAACTTACCTATGGTTTCATTTTTAAGAATcgtaaattttaatacaaagttAGCTCGAAGAAAGGTACTTGAGGAAGAAAGACTAAACTCACTCGAGGAATAGCCACGAAGGCTTGTCTCCAATAATAGTATATGTAACATTTTGGAAATTTATCATATAGCCAAGTGACAAATCGTGTAGCAGGTGTCATTAGTGATGTGGTGATTTAGGGTTTGTGTGAGTCATACCGAGCATCAATCATAATGGACGGATTTAGGATTTCCCAGGCTATTCCTCCAACACGTTGCCCAGAGTTTCACAAGGGTAGAGAGTGTGTCCCCATGATGATCAAGGTGGAACACTTTTGCATTAACCTCACTTGATAGATGGGTCGAGAGGTTCATCGGGCATATAATTGTATGGTGTCTTCGATTTGGTTGGCGGGGTACAATGTGTCCCTAGTGTAACATGTACACTTTAGTGTGTGTTGGATGATTTGAAACAAGTGAATCAACTTGCACGTTGGTCGGATGAGAGTGATTCCTCGTACTAAACAGTGAAGTGATTTTCCCTACTCAGCATTATTGATAATTGAAACAGGAATATCAGCTTGCACTTTGGTCGAGTGAGAGTGAGTTCTCGAGCCGAACGAAGAAGTAATTTACTCTACTTGGCATTTTATGCAATGAGACTTTATGTGATTAGATCTATTAGATGTCAGATGATGAGTTTTACATGTTAAGAATAGGGTGATTTCTCGCCTTAGTGAtacgtatatatgtatgtatgtatatacacacacacacttaagTTTTGCACATAAGATAACTCCTCACAAAGTGATTCCTTGTCATAACTATGAATGCATGTCTTTATCTTAGATGTTGATTACTTGCCACGCACAAATACACTTGCTCACATGTTTTTACATGAGACTATGCATTACATCTTTACATGCATTATCTCTTATTAGCAGTCGTGTCATACATGAGATTGTGCATTACATCTTTACGTATATTATCTCTCATTAACAGTCTTATcataactttttaacttatctatgcgattttatttttcaaaatcgtagactttgatgcagaatTAATCCCAAGATAGCTACTTGAGGAAGAAGGACCAAGGCTACCTAAAGAATACCCACATAGGCCTGTCCTTGTTAATAGTATTTGTAACATTTTGGAAATGTATCATTTAGGCAGACAACAAATTATGTATGGTTTGACGTACTTGGATGTAAGAAATGAAATGGATGGTACTATATTATGTTATTTGGGAAATGAATTGATATAGGAATATTTATAAAGTTAATGAATAAACATATTTATGGCTTAGATCTCTTCtacaaatagtatttaaatCGCAAGAATAAAACTTTTACTTATTTCATTGTGATCtagaagttttttatgagtaatgctacatacagtcgtgaaatgcgtaaatgtcgtacagtcgctttgaaaaaaaaatggggtccactattaaaaaattaatttcttttcatataagtcttatatttattcacttttttcaaaataattacacatcatttatatattcacgattataaatatcatttctctcttttatttatatgcaCACTTCCATGCAAAAATTGAAATGCATATTCTCAACCTCTAAATCTTGTGTGTTGCCCTTAACACCACATATTCCCGTCAGATCTTTTATCGAAGAACGAGATGCGACAATTGTCAAACATAGATTTAATTACATTGAAAATATAGATATCTAGACATGACACTCTTATGAATGTCCATAAATGTGgatattgaagaaaaaacatTAGATTTTCTAATCCAAATGTCCCGTAAATGATCTTGAAAATCCCAGCCAACGAAGTCAAACTCTTAGGAATAATTGTAGTGTATTTTCGAAAGACGAatgcttaatattttcattctattataaaatgttatatcagttaaaatatatattattaattatataagtaattttaattttatgacaCGTAACATGTTGCAATATAAAAGAAACcgtatcatttatatttttttcactattatttacaaaatttttaaaaatatctcgtTACCTAAACACAACCTAATCACACAACTCATGCGCTCTAcctatatataaacatgaaataataatgtttGCCATAAACTGAGTTATGACAATCCAACTACAGTTTCCATAGGAGTACGATGTATAGCCTGTTTTTCATAACCATCTGTGTTGGCAGTCCAACTGTCATTTTAAATGTTCTGCAAGtctaaactaattatatatattcaacttAAATCCtcctcaaaaattaatatttattttttggggttttgtttttttttgggttgctGTATACAGGATCATAATTCCATTAATATCAGTAATATCTTGGACAGTATTTAGGGCATCCCCAGCCAAGTTATGAGCAGCACCGCTTGCTTGCTTCTTAACAAGGATATAACATTTGGCCTGAaatttatgtatatgtatgtaaatatatatatgtatatgtatatatcacgagtaatattagatacaagtCTTAAAAAGACAGGTCTCATACaatccatttataaaaaaatg
Coding sequences within it:
- the LOC109021577 gene encoding alpha-xylosidase 1-like, translated to MVSLTLFSSFSSLHFFLLFLLLCAAGVNSSPSSTPPAKIGKGYRLISIEETPDGGIVGHLQVIQKNKIYGPDIPHLQLFVKHETQDRLRIHITDAEKQRWEVPYNLLPREQPPKLMQTIARSRKSPITVSEYSGSELIVSFTTDPFGFAVKRKSNGQTLFNSSSDASDPFGNLVFKDQYLEISTKLPKDASLYGLGENTQPHGIKLYPNDPYTLYTTDVSAINLNTDLYGSHPVYMDLRNNGGDPSAHAVLLLNSNGMDVFYRGNSLTYKVIGGVFDFYFFSGPTPLSVVDQYTSLIGRPAPMPYWSLGFHQCRWGYHNLSVVEDVVENYKKARIPLDVIWNDDDHMDGHKDFTLNPTNYPHPKLLAFLDKIHSIGMKYIVIIDPGIGVNSSYGVYQRGIANDVFIKYEGEPYLAQVWPGAVNFPDFLNPKTVSWWGDEVRRFHELVPVDGLWIDMNEASNFCSGKCTIPKGKQCPTGTGPGWICCLDCKNITKTRWDDPPYKINASGLQVPIGFKTIATSAVHYNGVLEYDAHSLYGFSQSIATHKALQGLEGKRPFILSRSTYVGSGKYAAHWTGDNKGTWEDLKYSISTMLNFGIFGVPMVGSDICGFYPAPTEELCNRWIEVGAFYPFSRDHANYYSPRQELYQWESVAESARNALGMRYKLLPYLYTLNYEAHISGAPIARPLFFSFPSYTECYGLSTQFLLGSSLMVSPVLEQGKSNVKALFPPGSWYSLFDMTQTIASKGGCYVTLDAPLHVVNVHLYQNTILPMQQGGMISKEARMTPFSLIVTFPAGATEGEAKGKLFLDDDELPDMKLGNGRSTYIDFYGTMTKGTVKVWSEVQESKFALDKGWHIEKITVLGLNGSGEASSVEIDGNPVMGASNIEMYTTEQKFHEELEDSDDKTETVMVEIKGLSLSVGKNFAISWKMGIKG